In Rhodococcus sp. OK302, one genomic interval encodes:
- a CDS encoding tyrosine-protein phosphatase: MLPNTTTPTATASGNSTPRLESIHNFRDVAGHGYSTETGSTMRRGVFYRANVITPTPADLAVVESLGLTAIYDVRSEAEVTETPDTVPSAATYTNIPILPGTIQDSAMSIRTIDAAQDFMRLLNRSFITDNVTRAGFGQLLTALATTPGPQLFHCTAGKDRTGWASALLQTLAGVPRETIFDDYLLTNTYSGAYVEATAERIAKTAVMGRADVVRVMLTVDESYLGAAFEQVEADYSSIENYLHSGLGLTADTIEALEAKLIG; encoded by the coding sequence ATGCTCCCCAACACCACCACCCCGACGGCAACCGCGAGCGGCAACAGCACCCCTCGCCTCGAATCCATCCACAACTTCCGTGACGTCGCCGGACATGGGTATTCGACAGAGACCGGAAGCACCATGCGGCGTGGCGTTTTCTACCGGGCCAACGTCATCACACCGACGCCGGCGGACCTGGCTGTCGTCGAGTCACTGGGATTGACCGCAATCTACGACGTACGCTCCGAAGCGGAGGTCACCGAAACCCCGGATACCGTGCCGTCCGCCGCAACCTACACCAATATTCCGATCCTGCCGGGAACAATTCAAGACTCCGCGATGTCCATCCGAACCATCGATGCCGCACAGGATTTCATGCGGCTCCTTAATCGAAGTTTCATCACAGACAACGTCACCCGGGCAGGGTTCGGACAGTTATTGACCGCTCTCGCAACAACTCCGGGGCCTCAGCTCTTCCATTGCACGGCCGGGAAGGATCGCACCGGATGGGCGTCGGCACTGCTGCAAACGCTCGCCGGTGTGCCGCGCGAAACCATCTTCGACGACTACCTCCTGACCAACACCTACTCCGGCGCTTATGTCGAGGCAACGGCAGAACGCATCGCAAAGACAGCCGTGATGGGACGGGCAGATGTGGTTCGCGTCATGCTCACTGTCGACGAGAGCTACCTGGGCGCCGCATTCGAGCAGGTCGAAGCGGATTACTCGTCGATCGAGAATTACCTGCACTCCGGACTGGGGCTCACCGCCGACACCATCGAAGCCCTCGAGGCCAAGCTCATCGGCTGA
- a CDS encoding gluconeogenesis factor YvcK family protein, translated as MTESTQQNPRQPAVVALGGGHGLFATLQAVRRLTSDVTAVVTVADDGGSSGRLRAELGVIPPGDLRMALAALAADEPEVRDWTRTIQHRFGGVGALAGHSVGNLILAGLTEVLGDPVLALDEMARLLRVRGRVLPMSPIALEIEADVQGLEEDPRVSRCIRGQVAVATTPGKVRRVRLLPASPPASPDAVAAIGKADLVVLGPGSWFSSVIPHVLVPELVEALATTSARKVLVLNLAPEPGETAGFSAERHLHVLSQHVPDFRVDYVVVDSASVPAGREREHLARAANQFHAEVVYAEVADPAAGAAHVHDPVRLAEVLAELAGRAGTLDSLNGESTDHSAAEQRENTSWQ; from the coding sequence ATGACCGAATCGACACAGCAGAATCCTCGGCAGCCTGCGGTCGTCGCCCTCGGCGGCGGGCATGGATTGTTTGCGACGCTTCAAGCTGTCCGGAGGCTTACGTCCGATGTGACGGCCGTGGTCACCGTCGCCGACGACGGCGGATCCTCGGGCCGATTACGGGCCGAGTTGGGTGTGATTCCGCCGGGTGATCTCCGGATGGCGCTCGCAGCGTTGGCTGCCGACGAACCCGAGGTCAGAGACTGGACTCGTACCATTCAGCACCGCTTCGGCGGTGTCGGCGCGCTTGCCGGTCACTCGGTGGGCAATTTGATCCTCGCTGGTCTGACCGAGGTGCTCGGGGATCCTGTCCTCGCTCTCGACGAGATGGCGAGGCTGTTGCGTGTGCGCGGGCGCGTACTTCCGATGTCGCCGATCGCGCTCGAGATCGAAGCCGACGTCCAAGGTTTGGAAGAGGATCCACGCGTCAGCCGGTGTATTCGTGGTCAGGTGGCCGTCGCGACCACTCCGGGCAAAGTGCGACGCGTGCGCCTGTTGCCGGCGAGTCCGCCTGCCAGCCCCGACGCTGTCGCCGCGATCGGGAAAGCTGACCTGGTGGTGCTGGGTCCGGGTTCGTGGTTCTCGAGTGTCATTCCGCACGTGCTTGTCCCCGAACTGGTGGAAGCTCTCGCGACTACCTCAGCGCGGAAAGTGCTCGTTCTCAACCTCGCGCCGGAACCGGGGGAGACTGCCGGATTCTCCGCAGAGCGTCACCTGCACGTACTCTCCCAGCATGTGCCCGATTTCCGGGTCGACTACGTAGTTGTCGATTCTGCATCGGTTCCGGCGGGCCGCGAGCGTGAACATTTGGCTCGCGCAGCCAATCAATTCCACGCCGAGGTCGTTTACGCCGAAGTCGCAGACCCCGCAGCCGGGGCAGCGCACGTACACGATCCGGTGCGGCTCGCGGAGGTCCTGGCCGAACTGGCCGGGCGCGCAGGCACACTCGACTCCCTGAACGGGGAGTCCACAGACCATTCAGCAGCAGAACAGAGGGAGAACACTTCGTGGCAATGA
- the secG gene encoding preprotein translocase subunit SecG, with protein MKLFLDILLVVTSLLLILLVLLHRAKGGGLSSLFGGGVQSSLSGSTVVEKNLDRLTVFTALIWLISIIGIGLEIKFA; from the coding sequence ATGAAACTGTTCTTGGATATCCTGCTGGTCGTCACCAGCTTGCTCCTTATTCTGCTGGTGCTGCTGCATCGCGCTAAGGGTGGCGGTTTGTCGAGCCTGTTCGGTGGCGGTGTCCAATCCAGCCTGTCCGGATCGACTGTTGTCGAGAAGAACCTTGATCGGTTGACGGTCTTCACCGCCCTGATCTGGCTCATTTCGATCATCGGAATCGGCCTGGAGATCAAGTTCGCCTGA
- the whiA gene encoding DNA-binding protein WhiA, with protein MAMTAEVKDELSRLVVTQVSCRKAEVSALLRFAGGLHIVGGRVVVEAEVDLGSTARRLRREIFDLFTYSAEVHVLSAGGLRKSARYIVRVAKEGEALARQTGLLDLRGRPVRGLPAQVVGGSVGDAEAAWRGAFLAHGSLTEPGRSSALEVSCPGPEAALALVGAARRLGISAKAREVRGTDRVVIRDGEAIGDLLTRMGAQDTRLVWEERRMRREVRATANRLANFDDANLRRSARAAVAAAARVERALEILGADVPDHLAAAGALRVEHRQASLEELGQLADPPMTKDAVAGRIRRLLSMADRKAKETGIPDTESAVNSDLLEEG; from the coding sequence GTGGCAATGACAGCGGAGGTCAAGGACGAACTGAGCCGGTTAGTGGTGACTCAGGTCAGCTGCCGCAAGGCTGAGGTCTCCGCACTGCTCCGATTTGCCGGTGGGCTCCACATTGTCGGTGGGCGGGTCGTCGTGGAGGCGGAGGTCGATCTGGGTTCCACTGCGCGTCGGCTTCGCCGTGAGATTTTCGACTTGTTCACCTACAGCGCTGAAGTTCACGTACTCAGCGCCGGCGGCCTGCGGAAGTCTGCCCGCTACATCGTGCGCGTCGCCAAGGAAGGAGAGGCGCTCGCACGTCAGACAGGACTCCTCGATCTGCGGGGACGGCCCGTACGCGGACTGCCCGCCCAGGTGGTGGGCGGAAGTGTCGGCGACGCCGAAGCAGCGTGGCGCGGTGCGTTCCTCGCTCACGGTTCCCTGACCGAACCCGGCCGTTCGTCGGCGCTCGAGGTCAGTTGCCCCGGCCCCGAAGCCGCACTTGCCCTGGTCGGTGCAGCTCGTCGCCTCGGAATCTCCGCGAAGGCCCGCGAAGTGCGCGGAACCGATCGCGTCGTCATCCGTGACGGCGAGGCTATCGGCGACCTCCTCACGCGAATGGGCGCTCAGGACACCCGACTCGTGTGGGAAGAGCGTCGGATGCGCCGCGAGGTGCGTGCCACAGCTAATCGCCTTGCGAACTTCGACGACGCAAATCTGCGACGCTCCGCCCGAGCTGCAGTAGCTGCTGCCGCGCGCGTCGAGCGGGCCCTGGAAATCCTCGGTGCGGATGTTCCCGATCATCTGGCCGCTGCGGGCGCTCTGCGCGTCGAACATCGGCAGGCTTCACTCGAAGAGTTGGGTCAGCTGGCAGACCCGCCGATGACGAAGGATGCCGTCGCCGGACGGATCCGCAGGTTGCTGTCGATGGCCGACAGAAAAGCCAAGGAGACGGGTATCCCCGATACCGAATCCGCGGTCAATTCGGACTTGCTCGAAGAGGGCTGA
- the rapZ gene encoding RNase adapter RapZ: MITDSANDSRTMDVLLVTGLSGAGLSTAAKVLEDLGWYVADNLPPELISRMVGLSLTSDPPVDRLAVVLDVRSRLFTGDLGSVLTQLEAEPIHTRVLYLEASDDVLIRRFEHVRRSHPLQNESSDGTLSEGIAAERRQLAVVKAAADLVIDTSSLKAHQLRQKIETAFGNAGNRTMQVTVESFGFKYGLPVDVNLVCDVRFLPNPHWIPELRDHTGQDADVRDYVLSQDGAEDYLDTYLHLLELTIAGYRREGKRYMTIAVGCTGGKHRSVAMTEALARKLGREDDLAVSIVHRDLGRE, from the coding sequence GTGATCACAGACAGCGCAAACGACAGTCGGACCATGGACGTTCTTCTGGTGACCGGGCTTTCGGGCGCCGGGCTCAGTACGGCGGCCAAGGTACTCGAGGATCTCGGCTGGTATGTCGCGGACAACCTGCCGCCGGAATTGATTTCGCGGATGGTCGGACTGAGTCTCACGTCCGATCCGCCGGTTGATCGCCTCGCGGTCGTACTCGACGTGCGTAGCCGACTTTTCACCGGAGATCTGGGCTCGGTTCTCACCCAGTTGGAAGCCGAACCGATTCACACTCGCGTCCTGTATCTGGAGGCGTCGGACGACGTCTTGATCCGGAGGTTCGAGCACGTCCGTCGTAGTCATCCACTGCAGAACGAGAGCAGCGACGGCACCCTGTCCGAGGGCATTGCTGCGGAGCGTCGGCAGTTGGCAGTGGTCAAGGCTGCTGCTGATCTGGTGATCGATACGTCATCGCTCAAAGCACATCAGTTGCGGCAGAAGATCGAGACGGCTTTCGGTAACGCCGGCAATCGAACCATGCAGGTCACGGTTGAGTCGTTCGGGTTCAAATACGGCTTACCGGTCGATGTGAATCTGGTGTGCGACGTTCGTTTTCTGCCGAATCCGCATTGGATTCCGGAACTTCGTGATCACACGGGCCAAGATGCCGACGTCCGCGACTACGTCCTCTCACAGGACGGCGCCGAGGACTACCTCGATACCTACTTGCATCTCCTCGAGCTGACGATTGCCGGATATCGTCGAGAAGGAAAGCGCTACATGACAATTGCTGTGGGTTGCACCGGTGGAAAGCACCGAAGTGTGGCTATGACCGAAGCTCTTGCCCGCAAGTTGGGGCGTGAAGACGACCTCGCGGTCAGCATCGTGCACCGAGATCTGGGCCGCGAATGA
- a CDS encoding phosphoglycerate kinase, giving the protein MAVQTLKDLLDAGVEGRTVLVRSDLNVPLDGGEITDPGRIVASAPTLRALAEAGAKVIVTAHLGRPDGQPDPKFSLAPVAAKLAEILGRNVQLAGDVVGQDALARSEGLTDGDVLMLENIRFDPRETSKDEAERVKLAKALVELVGDDGAFVSDGFGVVHRKQASVFDVAKLLPHYAGYLVGAEVEVLAKLTQEAERPYAVVLGGSKVSDKLAVIEALAPKVDTLVIGGGMFYTFLAAQGLSVGNSLCEESMIDTCKDLLDRYADVIHIPQDVVVADSFSADAESKVVPFNEIPDGWMGLDIGPESVKRFAAILTGAKTVFWNGPMGVFEFPKFEAGTRGVAEAIVEATSKGAFSVVGGGDSAAAVRQLGIPDEGFSHISTGGGASLEYLEGKELPGIAVLEG; this is encoded by the coding sequence GTGGCAGTTCAGACGCTGAAGGATCTGCTGGACGCTGGGGTCGAGGGGCGCACCGTACTGGTGCGTTCCGACCTCAATGTCCCGTTGGATGGCGGAGAAATCACGGATCCGGGTCGCATCGTTGCATCCGCTCCCACCCTGCGGGCACTTGCCGAGGCCGGCGCGAAGGTCATCGTGACCGCGCACCTCGGACGTCCCGACGGTCAGCCCGATCCCAAGTTCTCGCTCGCACCCGTCGCCGCCAAGCTGGCCGAGATCCTCGGTCGCAACGTGCAGCTTGCCGGTGACGTTGTGGGACAGGACGCTTTGGCTCGTTCGGAGGGACTCACCGACGGTGACGTTCTGATGCTCGAGAACATTCGTTTCGATCCGCGTGAGACCAGCAAGGACGAGGCCGAGCGAGTCAAGCTCGCCAAGGCTTTGGTCGAGTTGGTCGGCGACGACGGCGCATTCGTGTCCGACGGCTTCGGTGTTGTTCACCGCAAGCAGGCTTCGGTCTTCGACGTCGCGAAGCTGCTTCCGCACTACGCGGGCTACCTGGTGGGTGCCGAGGTCGAGGTACTGGCCAAGCTCACTCAGGAAGCGGAGCGTCCGTACGCGGTCGTTCTGGGCGGATCCAAGGTTTCGGACAAGCTCGCTGTCATCGAGGCGCTCGCGCCCAAGGTCGACACTCTGGTGATCGGCGGCGGAATGTTCTACACGTTCCTCGCGGCTCAGGGTCTGTCCGTGGGCAATTCGCTGTGCGAAGAATCCATGATCGACACCTGCAAGGATCTCCTGGACCGGTACGCGGACGTCATCCACATCCCTCAGGATGTTGTTGTCGCAGACTCCTTCTCGGCTGATGCCGAGTCGAAGGTCGTGCCGTTCAACGAGATTCCCGACGGTTGGATGGGCCTCGATATCGGACCCGAGTCGGTCAAGCGCTTCGCGGCGATCCTGACCGGAGCCAAGACGGTGTTCTGGAACGGTCCGATGGGCGTGTTCGAGTTCCCGAAGTTCGAGGCCGGCACCCGTGGTGTCGCCGAGGCCATCGTGGAAGCAACCAGCAAGGGTGCGTTCAGTGTTGTCGGCGGCGGCGATTCAGCTGCGGCCGTTCGTCAGCTCGGCATCCCGGACGAAGGCTTCTCGCACATTTCCACCGGCGGCGGCGCTTCCCTCGAATACCTCGAGGGCAAAGAGCTTCCCGGCATCGCAGTACTGGAAGGCTGA
- the ribH gene encoding 6,7-dimethyl-8-ribityllumazine synthase, translating into MSGEGQPTLAISEAKDLKLAIVAGQWHPTISEALIAGAQRVAAEAQIKDVTLVRVAGAIELPVVAQALARTHDAVVALGVVIRGGTPHFEYVCDAVTAGLTRVSLDESTPVGNGVLTTDTEQQALDRSGLPGSVEDKGAQACAAALDTAVTLRHLRQPWTEDSFR; encoded by the coding sequence GTGAGCGGCGAAGGACAGCCGACGCTCGCCATCTCGGAGGCAAAGGACCTCAAGCTGGCAATTGTCGCCGGCCAGTGGCATCCGACCATCTCCGAGGCTTTGATCGCTGGTGCTCAGCGGGTGGCGGCCGAGGCTCAGATCAAGGACGTGACTCTGGTTCGTGTTGCCGGCGCCATCGAATTGCCCGTCGTCGCACAGGCTTTGGCGCGGACGCACGACGCCGTTGTTGCGTTGGGTGTTGTTATTCGCGGCGGCACACCGCACTTCGAATACGTCTGTGACGCCGTTACCGCCGGTTTGACGCGAGTATCGCTCGACGAGAGCACTCCCGTCGGCAACGGAGTTCTGACCACCGATACCGAACAGCAAGCCCTTGATAGGTCCGGTTTGCCCGGTAGTGTCGAAGACAAGGGTGCGCAGGCTTGCGCCGCCGCTCTCGACACAGCAGTCACACTGCGCCATCTACGACAGCCATGGACCGAGGATTCGTTTCGATGA
- the gap gene encoding type I glyceraldehyde-3-phosphate dehydrogenase yields the protein MTVRVGVNGFGRIGRNFFRAVDAQKALGTTDIEIVAVNDLTDNATLAHLLKYDSILGRLPYDVSLDGDDTIVVGDQRIKALAHRGPLNELPWGELGVDVVVESTGIFTDAAKAKGHLEAGAKKVIISAPAKGEDITIVMGVNDDKYDGSQNIISNASCTTNCLGPIAKVLDDEFGIVKGLMTTIHAYTQDQNLQDAPHSDLRRARAAALNIVPTGTGAAKAIGLVLPQLLGKLDGYALRVPIPTGSVTDLTAQLRKPATADEINAAMKAAAEGPLKGILKYTDAPIVSSDIVTDPHSSIFDSGLTKVIDDQVKIVSWYDNEWGYSNRLADLIGLVAKSL from the coding sequence GTGACTGTCCGGGTTGGCGTTAACGGTTTCGGCCGTATCGGACGTAACTTCTTCAGGGCGGTGGATGCACAGAAGGCGCTGGGCACCACTGATATCGAGATCGTCGCGGTCAATGACCTCACCGACAACGCGACTCTCGCTCACCTGCTCAAGTACGACTCGATCCTCGGCCGTTTGCCGTACGACGTTTCGCTCGACGGCGACGACACCATTGTCGTCGGCGATCAGCGCATCAAGGCACTCGCGCACCGCGGCCCCTTGAACGAGCTTCCCTGGGGCGAGCTGGGCGTCGACGTCGTCGTCGAGTCCACCGGCATCTTCACCGACGCTGCCAAGGCCAAGGGACACCTCGAAGCCGGCGCGAAGAAGGTCATCATCTCGGCTCCGGCCAAGGGTGAAGACATCACCATCGTGATGGGCGTCAACGACGACAAGTACGACGGCAGCCAGAACATCATCTCCAACGCGTCGTGCACCACCAACTGCCTCGGCCCCATCGCCAAGGTTCTCGATGACGAGTTCGGCATCGTCAAGGGTCTGATGACCACGATCCACGCGTACACGCAGGATCAGAACCTCCAGGATGCTCCGCACAGCGACCTCCGTCGCGCCCGCGCAGCTGCCCTGAACATCGTCCCCACCGGCACCGGTGCAGCCAAGGCAATCGGCCTGGTTCTCCCGCAGCTCCTGGGCAAGCTCGACGGCTACGCACTGCGCGTGCCGATCCCTACGGGTTCGGTCACCGACCTCACCGCACAGCTGCGCAAGCCGGCTACCGCCGACGAGATCAACGCCGCGATGAAGGCTGCAGCCGAGGGTCCCCTCAAGGGCATCCTCAAGTACACGGATGCTCCGATCGTCTCCTCGGACATCGTCACCGACCCGCATTCGTCGATCTTCGACTCGGGTCTGACGAAGGTCATCGACGACCAGGTCAAGATCGTTTCCTGGTACGACAACGAGTGGGGCTACTCCAACCGTCTGGCCGACCTCATCGGCCTCGTCGCCAAGTCACTCTGA
- a CDS encoding PH domain-containing protein: MSTPDDNWELVAKSHKSARYAIGVAVLLVIVHVGLALSLHHGETGVYFRAADQIAMATIGCALAGGVLLLTRPRVRVGKRGVAVRNILGEKIIDWDLFEGLSFPDGAAWARVELPDDEYMPVMAIQSNDGERAVDAVVKFRDIAERYAPAANRNN; the protein is encoded by the coding sequence ATGAGTACACCTGACGACAACTGGGAACTTGTCGCAAAGTCGCACAAGTCGGCGCGGTACGCGATCGGAGTCGCAGTTCTCCTGGTCATCGTTCACGTCGGCCTCGCATTGTCGTTGCACCATGGAGAGACCGGCGTGTACTTCCGTGCCGCCGATCAGATCGCGATGGCCACCATCGGATGCGCGCTGGCCGGCGGAGTGTTGTTGCTCACCAGACCGCGTGTGCGAGTAGGCAAGCGGGGCGTCGCGGTGCGCAACATTCTGGGCGAGAAGATTATCGACTGGGATCTGTTCGAAGGATTGTCCTTCCCCGACGGCGCAGCGTGGGCTCGCGTCGAATTGCCCGACGACGAGTACATGCCGGTGATGGCGATTCAGTCCAACGACGGTGAGCGCGCCGTCGACGCAGTGGTGAAGTTTCGCGACATCGCTGAGCGCTACGCGCCCGCTGCGAACAGGAACAACTGA
- the uvrC gene encoding excinuclease ABC subunit UvrC: MPDPSTYRPATGTIPAAPGVYKFRDPHGRVIYVGKAKSLRSRLNSYFADVTTLHPRTRQMVTTAGSVEWTVVSTEVEALQLEYNWIKEFDPRFNVRYRDDKTYPVLAVTLNEEFPRLFVYRGPRRKGVRYFGPYSHAWAIRETLDLLLRVFPARTCSTGVFKRHNQIGRPCLLGYIDKCSAPCVGRVSPEEHRQIVEDFCDFLAGRTDKLVRDLEKKMQQASEELDFETAARLRDDIGALRKALEKQAVVLGDGTDADLVAFATDDLEAAVQVFHVRGGRVRGQRGWVVEKAGDAIDWAALDAESDLPILVEQFLTQFYGEQAALEPGSDPDIRLSAVPKEVLVPVLPPNAAELQAWLSGLRGSQVQLRVPQRGDKKDLAETVQRNAKEALAQHKLKRAGDFTSRSAALQGIQEALDLDSAPLRIECVDISHVQGTDVVASLVVFEDGLPRKSDYRHYAIREAAGDGHSDDVASIAEITRRRFLRHNRDLGILANSAAGMDADGGDLAPEAALDPQTGRPRRFAYPPNLFVVDGGSPQVNAASAVLEELGVTDVAVVGLAKRLEEVWVPGEEDPVILPRTSESLYLLQRIRDEAHRFAITFHRSKRSRRMTASVLDAVKGLGETRRTALVTHFGSVANLKTATVEQIMEVPGIGATTARAVLDALGSDSTPADLEAVAQSGSVGDDKQAVEFVMSDQSVRHVPDSASSESSRPTTGQSAE; the protein is encoded by the coding sequence GTGCCGGATCCTTCGACTTACCGCCCCGCTACCGGAACTATTCCGGCGGCTCCTGGAGTGTACAAATTTCGTGATCCGCATGGTCGGGTCATCTATGTGGGCAAGGCCAAGAGTCTTCGCTCGCGTCTGAACTCGTACTTCGCGGACGTCACCACACTTCATCCTCGGACCCGGCAGATGGTGACCACCGCCGGCAGCGTCGAGTGGACGGTTGTCAGTACCGAAGTCGAAGCGCTGCAACTCGAATACAACTGGATCAAGGAATTCGATCCGCGGTTCAACGTCCGTTATCGGGACGACAAAACGTATCCGGTTCTGGCCGTCACTCTCAATGAAGAGTTCCCGCGGTTGTTCGTCTACCGGGGTCCGCGGCGCAAAGGTGTTCGGTATTTCGGCCCGTATTCACACGCCTGGGCGATCCGGGAAACACTGGACCTGCTGCTGCGCGTCTTTCCGGCCCGGACGTGTTCCACTGGAGTGTTCAAGCGTCACAACCAGATCGGCCGTCCCTGCTTGCTCGGATACATCGACAAATGCTCGGCGCCGTGCGTCGGACGGGTCAGTCCCGAGGAACACCGTCAGATCGTCGAGGACTTCTGCGATTTTCTGGCCGGCCGCACCGACAAGTTGGTCCGAGACCTCGAGAAGAAGATGCAGCAGGCATCCGAGGAACTCGATTTCGAGACTGCAGCACGCTTGCGTGACGATATCGGGGCTTTGCGTAAGGCACTCGAGAAGCAGGCTGTGGTGCTCGGCGACGGAACCGACGCCGACCTGGTCGCGTTTGCGACCGACGACCTCGAGGCTGCGGTTCAGGTATTCCATGTGCGTGGCGGACGTGTGCGTGGTCAACGCGGCTGGGTCGTGGAGAAGGCCGGCGACGCTATCGACTGGGCGGCGCTCGATGCCGAGTCCGACCTCCCGATCCTGGTGGAGCAGTTCCTGACCCAGTTCTACGGCGAGCAGGCTGCACTCGAACCCGGTTCTGATCCCGATATCCGGCTCAGTGCGGTACCCAAAGAGGTACTCGTCCCGGTTCTTCCACCCAACGCCGCCGAGCTTCAGGCGTGGCTCAGCGGGCTGCGAGGTTCGCAAGTGCAATTGCGGGTTCCGCAGCGCGGCGACAAGAAGGATCTTGCCGAGACCGTGCAGCGCAACGCGAAAGAGGCTCTGGCGCAACATAAACTCAAGCGTGCGGGCGACTTCACGTCCCGTTCGGCAGCGTTGCAGGGAATCCAGGAAGCCCTCGATCTGGATTCTGCGCCCCTGCGAATCGAGTGTGTCGACATCAGCCACGTGCAGGGAACTGATGTGGTCGCCTCGCTCGTCGTCTTCGAAGACGGCCTGCCGCGCAAATCCGACTACCGGCACTACGCGATTCGTGAAGCTGCCGGCGACGGTCATTCCGACGACGTCGCCAGCATCGCCGAGATCACGCGTCGACGCTTCCTGCGGCACAACCGGGACCTGGGGATTTTGGCGAACTCCGCCGCCGGTATGGACGCTGACGGCGGCGATCTTGCGCCCGAAGCGGCACTCGACCCACAAACCGGCCGGCCACGGCGATTCGCCTATCCACCCAACCTTTTTGTCGTTGACGGCGGCTCACCTCAGGTGAATGCAGCTTCGGCGGTCCTCGAGGAACTCGGCGTCACGGACGTCGCAGTTGTCGGACTGGCAAAACGTCTCGAAGAAGTCTGGGTACCGGGCGAGGAAGATCCGGTGATCTTGCCGCGCACCAGTGAATCGCTGTATCTGCTGCAGCGGATCCGCGACGAAGCGCACCGCTTTGCCATCACCTTCCACCGGAGCAAGCGTTCACGGCGGATGACGGCGTCGGTGCTCGACGCTGTGAAAGGGCTGGGGGAGACGCGGCGTACGGCCTTGGTGACACACTTCGGATCAGTCGCGAATCTGAAGACGGCCACCGTCGAGCAGATCATGGAGGTCCCGGGCATCGGCGCGACCACGGCACGCGCGGTCCTCGACGCATTGGGCTCAGATTCCACACCGGCAGACTTGGAAGCCGTCGCACAGTCCGGCTCGGTAGGGGATGATAAACAGGCCGTAGAGTTCGTAATGTCGGATCAGTCGGTCCGGCACGTACCGGATTCTGCGTCGAGCGAATCATCCAGGCCGACGACGGGGCAGAGTGCCGAGTGA
- the tpiA gene encoding triose-phosphate isomerase: MARKPLIAGNWKMNLNHLEAIALVQKIAFALPAKYFDKVDVTVIPPFTDIRSIQTLVDGDKLLLTYGAQDVSAQDSGAFTGEISGSMLAKLGCTYVVVGHSERRTLHGETNELVLAKAKAALKNGITPIVCIGEGLEIREAGDHVAYNVEQLKGSLAGLSAEEISKIVIAYEPVWAIGTGRVASAADAQEVCAAVRATLVELADAEVAAGVRVLYGGSVSSKNVGEIVGQADVDGALVGGASLKADEFATLSAIAAGGPLPS; this comes from the coding sequence ATGGCACGTAAGCCGTTGATCGCCGGCAACTGGAAGATGAATCTGAATCACCTCGAGGCTATCGCCCTGGTGCAGAAGATCGCTTTTGCCTTGCCTGCAAAGTATTTCGACAAGGTCGACGTGACGGTTATCCCGCCGTTCACCGACATCCGTAGCATCCAGACGCTGGTCGACGGTGACAAGCTTCTGCTCACCTACGGAGCACAGGATGTCTCGGCGCAGGACAGCGGCGCATTCACCGGCGAGATCAGCGGTTCCATGCTGGCCAAGCTCGGATGCACTTACGTCGTCGTCGGGCACTCGGAGCGCCGCACCCTGCATGGTGAGACCAACGAGTTGGTCCTCGCCAAGGCAAAGGCTGCGCTCAAGAACGGCATCACGCCGATCGTGTGCATCGGTGAAGGCCTCGAGATCCGCGAAGCCGGCGATCACGTCGCTTACAACGTGGAACAGCTCAAGGGTTCTTTGGCAGGTTTGAGCGCGGAGGAGATCTCCAAGATCGTCATCGCGTACGAGCCTGTCTGGGCCATCGGCACGGGTCGTGTCGCTTCGGCTGCGGACGCTCAGGAAGTGTGCGCGGCTGTTCGTGCAACGCTCGTCGAGCTTGCCGACGCCGAGGTCGCTGCCGGCGTCCGCGTCTTGTACGGCGGTAGCGTCAGCTCCAAGAACGTCGGAGAGATTGTCGGCCAAGCCGACGTCGACGGCGCTCTTGTCGGCGGTGCTTCGCTCAAGGCGGACGAGTTTGCCACGCTGTCTGCAATTGCAGCCGGTGGGCCACTGCCTAGCTGA